The sequence CCTTTGCTTCCTCATTCTTTGTTTTCCTCCAGCAAGTTTCAATTCCTCATTAGGTATTATAAATTTGTATGAGAATAAGGCAGATGCCCCTATAATTTGTGGTTTCAATTCCTCATTAGGTATTATAAATCACTCTAGCCCATTTTTGTTTTTCAGCATTTTCGTCGTTTCAATTCCTCATTAGGTATTATAAATTTCAGAAGATTTAAGAGAGTTAGCTGATACTTTAGAGTTTCAATTCCTCATTAGGTATTATAAATAAGATAATGCCTTACCGTTCTTCCTTGGAATCATGAGTTTCAATTCCTCATTAGGTATTATAAATTTTTTGAGCTTCTTTCACTTCTTATCACTCCTTTTAGTTTCAATTCCTCATTAGGTATTATAAATTCTTGAACGTCAAGCTAAAATACAAGAATTACTTATGTTTCAATTCCTCATTAGGTATTATAAATAAGGAAAGGTGATAAAATGGATAACATGGAAAATATGTTTCAATTCCTCATTAGGTATTATAAATACGTGCAAGGATTGCCTCAATACAGCTATAGAAAAGTTTCAATTCCTCATTAGGTATTATAAATTAAAATTCTGAATAGCGTTCATCCGTTGCAGTTCATGTTTCAATTCCTCATTAGGTATTATAAATAATTCGTTGACAGAGGAATAATGAATCCAAATGAAGGTTTCAATTCCTCATTAGGTATTATAAATGCCTATCTGTCAACCTTAAAATTTGATATCCATGATGTTTCAATTCCTCATTAGGTATTATAAATCTTCAACTGTTGTGATCTTAGCGGCCATTCCTGCGTTGTTTCAATTCCTCATTAGGTATTATAAATGACATGTCAAGATAGACTACAAAATTTCAAAATGAGTTTCAATTCCTCATTAGGTATTATAAATAATCTTCGTTCTGCATATCTGCCGTTTTAGGGCCTAGTTTCAATTCCTCATTAGGTATTATAAATCCTACAAAGCGGGGGTAAGGGGCCGCTTTGAATTAATGTTTCAATTCCTCATTAGGTATTATAAATTTGTTTTGAAGGAAGTATAGAAGAATTTGAAAAGAAAGGTTTCAATTCCTCATTAGGTATTATAAATACACTGTTCCTTTTTGCCCCGTAAGCTTATGTGCTAGTTTCAATTCCTCATTAGGTATTATAAATTAAGCGGATTAAAGGGCTTATACGTTGACAATACTAGTTTCAATTCCTCATTAGGTATTATAAATAAGACGCTCAGTGCAGGAAACGGATTAAGAAAATGAGTTTCAATTCCTCATTAGGTATTATAAATCATTTCCTTGTATTTGGTTGCGTGAATAGAAAACAGTTTCAATTCCTCATTAGGTATTATAAATGAATCGGACACAAAGGGAAGTGTAGATTATGGCAAAGTTTCAATTCCTCATTAGGTATTATAAATTAGTGGATTCCTAAGAACACCAGCCTATCGGCTAGTGTTTCAATTCCTCATTAGGTATTATAAATGTAGGAAGAATGTTTGAAATGCCTTCTTTCATAGAAAGTTTCAATTCCTCATTAGGTATTATAAATTGGACAGAAAAAGAAAAATGAAATTTACAAAAAATTGTTTCAATTCCTCATTAGGTATTATAAATCCATATTTTTAGCTAAAGTTAGCCATTCATATTACTGCAATATATAAATATTTGTTAAATAAAATTATTTGTTATTTGCTATTAATCTGTATTTATCAGCCTTTTTATTATAAATTTTCAAATGTCGATCCCCCGATGTTTTTACCTTATTATAGGTCGACATTAAAAAAATATCGTAGGTTTATTTTTTTCACAGCCGATTATTTCCTTATTGGAATATTTGTCATTACTTAAGGTATATATAATTAATGAATCCTCATTCTTATTCATTTTGTTCTCAAGTTCAATTTTTAGTTTTTTTAAATCACCTTCAGTAATTTCTCCCTCGAATACCGAATTTTGAACCCAAGTTAAATATTTTCTGCATGTCTTCAACGCCTTAGCTACTCTGTTTTCTCCAAAATCGTATACTAAAATAATATACATAATCTCACATCTCTTACCATTTAGCTATAAATGGTAGATATTGTTCATCTTCGGTTATAAATTTCTGCAATTTGTATGCTTCAAGGCGTATCAATCTTTTATAGCTTACGCGATTAGGGAAATTCGGGTACTTTATCGTAGTCTCAAGTTTTTCATTAAATTCCTTAATAAACTTCATTCGCCCCTCATCACTAAGTATAATGCTTCCCAAATCTTTGTTAAAGTCTTTTTTAGTTATTATTTTCTTATTAATTACAGAAAATATTGTCCTATCAACTATTATAGGTTTAAAAATTTCTGCTACATCAAGGTTAAGTGAAAATCTCCTGTCATTTGTACTATGCAGATATCCAATACGAGGATCCAATTGAGTCTGATACAGTTGGGATAAAACCAAAGTATAAAGCATAGAATTTCCAAAACTTATCAGAGAATTAATTCTATCTTTAGGAGGCCTTTTTGTCCTGGAAGTAAATGTAAAGTCTTCATCATCCAAAATTTTATTAAAACTTTTATAGTAGACCTGTCTTACATTGCCTTCAATTGCCATGATAGTTTCTATTGTACTCTGGAGCTGCAATGTATCAAGAAGATTTGTTATTTCTTCTATTTCCCCTTCTAAGTTAGAATTTCTCCTCTCATAATACTTCAAAACCTGCAGTATGTTTTTTATAGCACCATCGATGAATGTCTTAGCTATAATAACCCTTTTCTCATAATTCAAATATGCCTCACTTTGCTTTAAAATTACGTATCCAGAATTTAAATATTCCCTTGGATAAAAAGTTCCCACATAGTATTCATAGTAATTGAAAAAATGAATTGTAATTTTATTTGAACATACAAATTCAAGAAAGTTTTTATTTACATCAACCTCTCCGAAAATATAAATTGACTCTACGTTATTCACTGGAATATACTTTTTTCCTTCTTCTCCTTCGAACATTAATGTATTATCCTTTCGGCACAACCTGCCATTATTAAAAATAAACATATCCTTCTTCACTATTCCGACCCCCTTAAGAATAACAATATTCATTATATCCGCAATTATAGCAAAATTTACACTTTTCAACTTTAGGTGGAGTTTCATTCTGCATAATATCAACAATACTATTCTTCATTACCTCAAGTTCTTGCAAAGTCTCTTCATTTAAAATAATTTCTGTTCTCTTCTTTTCTTCGAGATAAAGTAGCACCCCTTCAGCATCTATTCCCGCATCTTTTAATACCTTAAGATAATATAGAAGTTGCCATTTTGATGCCTGACTGTATTTTGAAGTCTTTTTAGTTTCACCTATTACAAGTTTTTCTTTAGTACTTAATATAACATCAAATTTGACATTACCAAATGCTATCTCCTTCTTATTCCTTTTATACGTTTGCTCATGGAGAAATCTCCCAAAATCTATGTTTTCATCATTTTGATCCGGAACAATATTTCTCGACATGAGCCACACCTCTCTTTTGCATATATTGTAATACCAGATTAAAGTACCGTTTACCTCCATAATATCACCTGAATCCTTAAAAAATTAATTATTAAACATGCAAAATTTGAATAAATATATTAGAAAAAGAACATACTGTCATCTTCTTCTCTCTTATAACCTGTCATGTCATCATAATAACTACCTATTCCGATTCTCGGTATATAAAGTATTTCATACTCCGGAGTAACGGTAAATTTATCAAGGGTCCTCCAATACTTCTCCGGCATCGATATAAAATACTGCTGCATCTCTTTTTTAATAGGAATAAGTTTTTTTTGTCTTTCATTTATATTTTGTATTTCATAACAGTTTCTATATTCTTCAAGTAAGTCCTCTGCCTTTTCATCATACTCTATAAATACATCCAAATATCCTCTG is a genomic window of Acidilutibacter cellobiosedens containing:
- the cas2 gene encoding CRISPR-associated endonuclease Cas2; translation: MYIILVYDFGENRVAKALKTCRKYLTWVQNSVFEGEITEGDLKKLKIELENKMNKNEDSLIIYTLSNDKYSNKEIIGCEKNKPTIFF
- the cas1b gene encoding type I-B CRISPR-associated endonuclease Cas1b, with the translated sequence MKKDMFIFNNGRLCRKDNTLMFEGEEGKKYIPVNNVESIYIFGEVDVNKNFLEFVCSNKITIHFFNYYEYYVGTFYPREYLNSGYVILKQSEAYLNYEKRVIIAKTFIDGAIKNILQVLKYYERRNSNLEGEIEEITNLLDTLQLQSTIETIMAIEGNVRQVYYKSFNKILDDEDFTFTSRTKRPPKDRINSLISFGNSMLYTLVLSQLYQTQLDPRIGYLHSTNDRRFSLNLDVAEIFKPIIVDRTIFSVINKKIITKKDFNKDLGSIILSDEGRMKFIKEFNEKLETTIKYPNFPNRVSYKRLIRLEAYKLQKFITEDEQYLPFIAKW
- the cas4 gene encoding CRISPR-associated protein Cas4; translation: MEVNGTLIWYYNICKREVWLMSRNIVPDQNDENIDFGRFLHEQTYKRNKKEIAFGNVKFDVILSTKEKLVIGETKKTSKYSQASKWQLLYYLKVLKDAGIDAEGVLLYLEEKKRTEIILNEETLQELEVMKNSIVDIMQNETPPKVEKCKFCYNCGYNEYCYS